From Paraburkholderia sabiae, a single genomic window includes:
- a CDS encoding cysteine hydrolase family protein, which translates to MTNQAVIAVDIQNDYFAGGKWTLAEVDSASDNASAVIEAARKNGDLVVHIQHVTLAENAPFFVPDSEGVQLHPKTRNLPGERVIVKHHMNPFRETDLQQVLEKSGIEKVVVVGNMSHMCIDAVTRHAVDLGYQTTVIHDACATHDLEFNGVRVPAMHVHAAFMAALRFGYAKLVSAAEFVG; encoded by the coding sequence ATGACGAACCAGGCAGTTATTGCGGTCGATATCCAGAACGACTATTTCGCTGGCGGCAAGTGGACATTGGCGGAAGTCGATTCCGCTTCAGATAATGCGAGTGCTGTCATCGAGGCAGCGAGAAAGAATGGCGACCTCGTCGTTCATATCCAGCACGTAACACTGGCGGAAAATGCGCCCTTTTTTGTGCCGGATTCCGAAGGCGTACAGCTACATCCGAAGACCAGAAATCTTCCCGGTGAACGCGTTATCGTCAAGCATCACATGAATCCGTTTCGCGAAACGGACCTGCAGCAAGTGCTGGAAAAGAGCGGTATCGAGAAGGTTGTCGTGGTCGGAAACATGAGCCACATGTGCATCGATGCCGTCACCCGTCATGCCGTCGACCTCGGCTATCAGACGACCGTCATTCACGACGCCTGCGCCACACACGACCTTGAATTCAATGGAGTCCGCGTCCCTGCGATGCATGTGCATGCCGCGTTCATGGCGGCACTGCGCTTCGGCTACGCGAAGCTGGTGTCTGCAGCGGAATTCGTGGGTTGA
- a CDS encoding NmrA family NAD(P)-binding protein, producing the protein MYVIFGASGNVGRATATALRHAGHDVRAVVRNQAQQDMFTRIGCETVHADLDDEASLHRALDGAHAVQMLCPLPHRDPDPGSAMHRMIVTAARALREHPHLHVVALSDYGAELDEDTGITMLFHELEAAFKQNVPRLTLLRSAEHMHNWMRVLPAALATGRLPSLHHSLDRQFPTVAAQDVGVLAAHLLSEARDEDGVRIVSIEGPSRYDANDVARAFSEATGRDIAALALPRDEWTATLLRAGLSTNHAKLITDLYDAQNAGRIDVDPRTERRFGTTSLRDALAALTQTVNA; encoded by the coding sequence ATGTACGTGATATTCGGCGCATCAGGCAACGTGGGACGGGCGACGGCGACGGCATTGAGACATGCGGGACATGATGTGCGCGCCGTCGTGCGCAATCAGGCACAACAAGACATGTTCACGCGCATCGGCTGCGAAACCGTGCACGCCGATCTCGACGATGAAGCCTCGTTGCATCGCGCGCTCGACGGCGCGCATGCGGTACAGATGCTGTGTCCGCTGCCGCATCGCGACCCCGATCCGGGCAGCGCGATGCATCGCATGATCGTGACGGCCGCGCGCGCGTTGCGTGAGCATCCGCATCTGCATGTCGTCGCGCTGTCCGACTATGGCGCCGAACTGGACGAAGACACGGGCATCACGATGCTGTTCCATGAGCTCGAAGCAGCGTTCAAGCAAAACGTGCCGCGCCTCACGCTGCTGCGCTCGGCGGAACATATGCACAACTGGATGCGCGTGCTGCCCGCCGCGCTCGCGACGGGACGGCTGCCGAGTCTGCATCATTCCCTCGACAGGCAATTTCCGACTGTGGCCGCGCAGGACGTCGGCGTGCTCGCCGCGCACTTGCTCAGCGAAGCGCGCGATGAAGATGGCGTGCGTATCGTGAGTATCGAAGGTCCGAGCCGTTACGATGCGAATGATGTCGCGCGAGCCTTCAGCGAAGCCACGGGCCGCGATATCGCCGCACTCGCGTTGCCGCGCGACGAATGGACGGCGACGCTGCTGCGCGCGGGACTCAGCACGAATCACGCGAAGCTCATCACGGATCTCTACGATGCGCAGAACGCCGGACGTATCGACGTGGATCCGCGCACCGAGCGGCGCTTCGGCACGACATCGCTGCGCGATGCGCTTGCCGCGTTGACGCAAACCGTCAATGCGTGA
- the ribA gene encoding GTP cyclohydrolase II yields the protein MPMSHDPSLADGAITGECVTLDATAMLPTRYGTFKSYVFRVNDSGAEHFALVMGDVESKQSVLTRLHSECLTGDVLGSYRCDCGEQLDLALRYIAAEGCGVLLYLRGHEGRGIGLSNKIRAYALQEQGRDTVEANLDLGLPDDSREYDSAAAILRLLKVTSVRLMSNNPKKFDSLSKHGIPVCERVALAIPMREENERYIRTKQVKFGHYFEENE from the coding sequence ATGCCCATGTCTCACGATCCGTCGCTAGCTGACGGCGCAATCACCGGCGAATGCGTCACGCTCGACGCGACCGCCATGCTTCCCACCCGCTACGGCACCTTCAAATCCTACGTGTTTCGCGTGAACGACTCGGGTGCCGAGCATTTCGCGCTCGTCATGGGCGATGTCGAGAGCAAACAGTCGGTGCTCACGCGCCTGCATTCCGAGTGTCTGACGGGCGACGTGCTCGGCTCGTATCGTTGCGACTGCGGCGAGCAGCTCGATCTCGCGCTGCGCTATATCGCTGCGGAAGGCTGCGGCGTGCTGCTGTATCTGCGCGGCCACGAAGGGCGCGGTATCGGCCTGTCGAACAAGATTCGCGCGTATGCGCTGCAGGAGCAGGGCCGCGATACCGTCGAAGCCAACCTCGATCTCGGCCTGCCCGACGATTCACGCGAGTACGACTCGGCCGCGGCCATTCTGCGTCTGCTGAAGGTCACGTCCGTGCGCCTGATGAGCAACAACCCGAAGAAGTTCGACTCGCTGTCGAAGCACGGCATTCCTGTTTGCGAACGTGTGGCGCTCGCCATTCCGATGCGCGAAGAGAACGAGCGCTATATCCGCACCAAGCAGGTGAAGTTTGGGCACTACTTCGAAGAGAACGAATAA
- a CDS encoding CBS domain-containing protein codes for MTSVAQVLKSKPNQDVYTIEAADSVYNAIKLMAEKQIGALIVKENGAIAGIVTERDYARKIVLMDRSSKTTPVRDIMSSAVRFVRPEQTTDECMALMTERRMRHLPVLEADQLIGMVSIGDLVKNIIAEQQFTIQQLEHYIHGA; via the coding sequence ATGACTAGCGTTGCACAAGTCCTCAAATCGAAGCCGAATCAAGACGTCTACACGATCGAAGCAGCCGATTCCGTCTACAACGCCATCAAGCTGATGGCCGAGAAACAGATCGGTGCGCTGATCGTCAAGGAAAACGGGGCGATCGCGGGGATCGTCACCGAACGCGACTATGCGCGCAAGATCGTGCTGATGGACCGTTCGTCGAAGACAACGCCCGTACGCGACATCATGAGCAGCGCTGTGCGCTTCGTGCGCCCGGAGCAGACCACGGACGAGTGCATGGCGCTGATGACGGAACGTCGTATGCGTCACCTGCCCGTCCTGGAGGCCGACCAGCTGATCGGCATGGTGTCGATTGGCGACCTCGTGAAGAACATCATCGCCGAGCAGCAGTTCACGATCCAGCAGCTCGAGCATTACATACACGGCGCATGA
- a CDS encoding helix-turn-helix domain-containing protein — protein MNAVLPALMPHSGARQSLLSSASLGWSGFGAEMIGISAGTHRLPAIAEHRVGVHVGAPVRAVCRCNGKRSARIQAHGDADVVPAGLDGEWSDDANCTVLRIWFANDFALTTLDQLGLRAARAQIRPQFQLRDARLQHLAWAMRAEIEADDASDPLYAESLCTAMIVRLAGGAAMPDDGKRRTLSPRAAARVIDYIEAHLDERLTLTELASLVELSVPHFKVLFRETMGVPVHRHVVQRRVERARALLQQGRLSASQVALEVGFAHQSHMSHWMKRLLGVTPRDIARNEPMRLIVAR, from the coding sequence ATGAATGCGGTTCTCCCTGCGTTAATGCCGCACTCCGGCGCGCGACAGAGCCTGCTGTCGAGCGCGTCGCTCGGCTGGTCGGGTTTCGGCGCGGAAATGATCGGGATTTCGGCGGGCACGCATCGTCTTCCGGCGATCGCGGAACATCGCGTCGGCGTGCATGTCGGCGCACCAGTTCGCGCGGTTTGTCGATGCAATGGCAAGCGCTCGGCACGCATCCAGGCGCACGGCGATGCCGACGTAGTGCCCGCGGGCCTCGATGGAGAATGGTCCGACGATGCCAACTGCACGGTGCTGCGCATCTGGTTCGCGAACGACTTCGCGCTCACCACGCTGGATCAGCTGGGCCTGCGTGCCGCGCGTGCGCAGATTCGCCCGCAATTCCAGCTACGCGACGCGCGCTTGCAGCATCTGGCGTGGGCGATGCGAGCGGAAATCGAAGCCGACGATGCCTCCGATCCGCTCTACGCCGAGAGCCTGTGCACCGCGATGATCGTGCGCCTTGCCGGCGGCGCCGCGATGCCCGACGACGGCAAGCGGCGTACGTTGTCGCCGCGCGCTGCCGCGCGCGTGATCGACTATATCGAAGCGCATCTCGACGAACGTCTGACGCTGACCGAACTCGCCTCGCTCGTCGAACTGAGCGTGCCGCATTTCAAGGTGCTGTTTCGCGAGACGATGGGCGTGCCCGTGCATCGGCATGTGGTGCAGCGGCGCGTCGAGCGGGCGAGGGCGCTGCTGCAGCAGGGACGTTTGAGCGCGAGCCAGGTCGCGCTCGAAGTGGGCTTTGCACATCAGAGCCACATGTCGCACTGGATGAAGCGCCTGCTCGGCGTGACGCCGCGCGACATCGCGCGCAACGAGCCTATGCGGCTGATCGTTGCGCGCTAG